From Solea senegalensis isolate Sse05_10M linkage group LG16, IFAPA_SoseM_1, whole genome shotgun sequence:
ACAACCTTCCAAGTTATTAACAACCTTCACTGTACAGTAGCTGCAGCGGTGCTAGGCTGCCATGTTTGTTCCTGTCGCCACCGTCTAACAGCGCGTCCTGTGATTGGACAGCCGGTTAGTAACGCGCACACTGATTGGCTTAGGCGCTGAGCGGAAGTCACGCGCCGGTGGAGGAAGAGGCATGTCACGGAAGAGGACGTTGTTTTGAAACGATATAGATTTCTTTTAGCGTTTATATGAACGACCAACAAGACCAGTTTACACCAGAAGGAAATGGTTTTAGTTCCAGAGTAGCGGTGGCTTCTAATGAACGTTAACACAGCAAAGTAACTTGTGTACAGCTTGACCCGAGACAGGGAGTAAATGTGTTGCTAATTTACTGTCCCACAAATGTCTGCGACAGCTTCTGTGCTTTTCCACAGTTCAAATATGACGTGTGTTAGGCGTTTAGAGTATAAAAGGTGGTTGTTACGTCTCAGTACttcaacaaatgtaaaaacattacTTTGTAGGCAAAGCAGTCCGTTCAGTACTTCCAGCAGGTGCAGGACTATCATGCCAGCCTGGGTCATTGATAAATATGGAAGCAATGAAGTTTTACGCTTCACTAAAAATGCTAGATTCCCCTTCTTGAGGTTCCCTAATGAGGTCATTGTCAAAGTGTTTGCAGCGGGACTAAACCCACTCGATGTCAGCATGAGAGGTAAGTAACAAGcccactgtatgtgtgtgtgtagtacctCACGATACCAAATAATaccacgatacaacgattctgtgataatcaatatattgctaTATCTGTCcagctgaagaaaacaaagtgaaaagttAGGATTTCTGTGCAGGATTTCTCTTGTTTactcacaacacagagaacaaagtgcataaatgtatgtattgaaCGTAGATGAAGCATCTCTTAacatagctttctccaccattatcccgctgtaaacccCCTCTTCCTGGGCAAGGTAACTTCCTCCCAAGTTTcccttcattcatttgagcagggCCATTGCGAGGAGACATGtagcagggactgtttactttagagttccttaatttattaattaaaatatagatatttgccctggtgtatcgattatcgtattgcacaagaaaggacgacgatataccaccaaatcgatattttgacccacccctaactgaccttgtcaggagctGCAGttagtcctcatgaagaccaaaacctggtccttatgaggtgtgtttctctctttctgtgtgtgactATCTGTACTTTAATGTCTCTAATGGTCTATACTGTATGAAGTAGTTCTACTAAGAAAGAAATTGGATTTGCAAGTTTTGGAATGTTCTTAAAGTCATCCTGTCCAATATTCAAGGAAAGACAactgtgggtttgtttgttttttaaattagccACTGTGaatcattaaaacagtaaaTCACACAGTCTGTTAAGTTTGTTCTTAGTCAATATTTATCACAGAGATGGAAACTGTGTGAGAAACAGTCAGGATGCAGAGTCAGGTTGATGTCCCCTGTggtttattgtttcttttttttcttcatcattacAACAGATGGTGGGTTAGTGTGCAGGGAGGAAAGACAGTGACAGTTTTTCACAAGTTTCACTGGTTTGGTTGTTCCTCTTATGCATATGTTGAAAGGTGTTTTATGTCCCATGACATCATAAATCCGCattttttacatgtgtacaAAATGCCGTTCCAGGGAACACAACATCcaaaagaacagaaaatgaatatgtaaaccctcatgtggaggctGAAGCGGTAGAATGAGTGACAGAGTGATGAGAACTTTGACATAATCATCATTCACCTTTATTATTTGCAGTTTCTTCATAGTTCCTGTTATAATCTCTGCATCTAATCCAAAAGCTTTCTTCCCGTCAGGTGGCTATGGTGCAGCGACACTGTCTGTGAAGAGAGACCCTCTGAACAGCATGCAGTCGGGCAGCGATTTCCCTCTCATTCTGGGGAGGGACGTGTCCGGGGTCATCATTGAGTGCGGCATGGATGTGAAGTATTTCAGAGAAAGGGATGAGGTACAGTAACGCAACCAGCAGACTCAGTAAACACTTCATTTTACAAACAGGAAGCATTTTACAAACATGTACAGCATATATAATTTGACAGATGTTCAgtataaactgtatttatataatatttatgaactgtgcaaacacactttgaagAGTTGTGTGATTTCTGTCCATAATGAAGCTTAAAACCCACCGTGAATCTTGTCTTTAACTCTTTAATGATCTGGTATTTATCATGATAAATATCAgtaaactttttttattgtgactttttagCCATATTGTCCTGCCATAAGTGTGAATGCAAATTATGTCCTCGATAAaaacctgcagtgtgtgaaagcACCTTGTTGGAAAGGCAATATTATAGAGTCATTCAGATACGTTAGAGAATGAAGAAGGCAAATAACCTCTGCTGATGAGCCCTGGCTCCTGAGGCAACATGCTGGTGGCTTGTCGAGTCATTGTTATGCAGGAATCGTGTTAGCGTGGCACTGGTGATGTGTCATTGTGGTAGTGTGTTCTTGGCTAACATTAGGCCGTGTAATACCCACAGGGCAGATGACCTAGTCCATCCTTTCCAGGCCACACTGAATGTTATGTGACGACAACAATCACTCAGACAACCTCATGCACTGTCAGCACAACTTGAGTTTGGACTCTCTGCCAGTGTGTAGAGCCAGTGTTAGATAGCTCTATATATAGCTATAGTATATAGGGATGATAAAATAACGACCAATAACAATCATTTGAGTTTAAGCAATTTCTTAACTTCCATAAATTGATATAATCTCTAAATTTGACATGGTTAATTTATAAATGTTGTGAATCAAATCACGAATAGTATAATTTAAGGGAAAGAAACACAGGAGATACCGTTTTTCTACTTGTAGCACAGCATTCTCAGGGAAAAGTTTGATCAAGTGAGACTACAATGGTCAATTAGTTGGAAATGAAACTGTCACAGCCACAGTTTGTAAACATGAACTTTCTTATTcctatttcaaaaatgtttcagttcatttttttctttcagttcacagttctcactcacactcacagattcTTTACAATACTTATTCCATATGATTTCTTGGAATAATACAGACTACAGACTATGTATTAATGTTACATTaccttttgtcttttaaaaccaATGTTGCATGCCCGATTATACATTAATATGTAATGATCATGTTGTCTGTGTGAAAGTAAACAGAATGTAGAGCAAACTGAATTTTTGCttgacgattattttcttgcTGCTTGTCCTCCCTAGGTTTGGGCAGCTATTCCACCGTGGAAGCAGGGCAGCTTAGCTGAGTTTGTGGTGCTTAGTGCCAATGAGGTAAGTGACGATGATCTCATACAGCGTTGCTTTGTTAGCTGGAAATGTATCAATCAAGTATCACGGTTTCAGTCAGATTTGCGTATTCACTTCTCTTTTTGGAAGACTGTGGTTTGTTTCATACTTTGCATGCATGGCAGCAGCTTGCCATTTAACCACTAACgcatgcaaataaaaaaacacaacaagcagGTAATTAAGAAACCTCAAGTTAAGCTGTAGCAGTTCAGAATGACTCAGATTGTGCACTATTGATAGTTGACGAGGCGAAATTAATCCTATAATAAatgttgttcaaatgaatgtgtgctgTGCTCAGATCTCCCACAAACCAAAGTCACTGAGCCACACTGAGGCAGCAGCCATTCCATATGTGGCAACCACTGCCTGGTCAGCACTGGTCAACACTGCTGGGCTCAGTAAGGACAACTGTGGCAAGAAGCGGTGAGGAAACGTGGACAACTAGCAGCTcaaatactgaaatatttaaTCCTGTTCTGCATTTGATATGAATCCTTATGAGGATGAGTctgtgtagtaataataataaaaaaacattatcaataCACTAATAACTGTTTCTCATCTTATCCACAGGATTTTGATCCTTGGAGGTTCTGGGGGAGTGGGAACATTTGCTATCCAGGTATGGGTTAAAGGTCAAGCAGTacattgtatgtgttttttttaagttgtactACAGTGTACGgtttttttactgcagtgtattcacactgcagtaaaaaaaacctaaccTAAATATATGTGTTGCGCACTCAAAACGTGAATGATTATGAGAGTTTTGTCTTCCTTTAGTCTGCAGCAAATTATCGTTTTTGTACACAGATGCTGAAAGCGTGGGGAGCGCATGTGACCGTTACCTGCTCCCAGAATGCCGAGGGGTTTGTGAGGGGGCTGGGTGCGGACCACGTGGTGGACTACACTGCTGGGCCTGTCGAGGAGCCGCTCAGTGCACTAGACAAGTGAGACAAGCACACGCAGTCATTCATCTTGGTGTTTAAAGTGTCTTGCCCTAGTTACTGTGGCAACCCTGTCCACCCAGCTGTAATCAGCTTATTAGTGTGGGAAACCATAGCCTTGTTGTTTCCTAATGATCTGGTCTCTCACCTTTTCTGTCCCATGTCCTCACACCTGCACAAGTTCTCCCTCTAAtttactttcacttttgatGCCCCCCCGGAACTTACACGTCTCTTTATCGCCAGATTTGACGTGATTCTAGATAACGTTGGAGGGGACACGGAGCGCTGGGCACTGAATCTGCTGAAGCCGTGGTGCGGCGCCAAGTATGTCACCCTTGTGACGCCTTTCCTCCACAACACGGACATGCTGGGTATTGCTGATGGCATGATGCAGACTGCTGCTACTGTGGCCACCAAGGCCCTCAAGGTAATTATGGTTTAAAAATCACAGGTGCAGTTTAACTCTACATGTTTATAGTTGAACGAAATAAAACATCTTAGTCtatattactattactattactttCAGATTTTggaacacaataaaaaagacaaagaaataaacaacagccAAATTCAATAAGTCAGTATAAGACTGACAGACTGTCCTGTCAAGCTTCCCCTCAAATTAACAGCATATTGCACACTTTTTCAAGTCTTATTTAAGATGCTGATGGAGTGGGACACACATTAGTttttaaagtctgtgttttgGTACTTTTGAGAGTAGAAGAAATGTTGTCTGAAGCAGCCACGCGATTATTCTCCTGCGTGAGCTGAATGGAAAGTTCTGCATGTGCGATTGTTAAAGACCACCTATCTTTCGTTCACTGTGAATCCAGTCATCAAATTTATTGATGTTGAACTGCTGTTGAACTTTCAGTAACCCGACCACTAGCTTGCcaacaaacataaatgtgtgtttcatcgATGCAGCCCTAATGCAGAAGCCGGACAGATCTGGCTTCTTTCTGTAATTATAAACTGACATAATTATGGGAAAGGAAATGAACAGCACACCTGCATAAGTCAGTCATCCTACTCTTTGGCAAATCAGATGCTAATCTCATCTGAATTGTCGTGAAATGTGAAAAGCCCACAGTGATTTCCTTTCTGATTAGAAAGGAGACGACTGATGAAATCACCAATGGAGAATGCAGCAATGCATGTGCAGCGACCATGGCAGCAgcactgtgtctcactgtggtGAGACCAGGAAACAGACATCAAGTCTcagcttttctttgttacatgagATTAACATGTTTATCAAATACGAAGAAACATAACGTCATTATTAATCCTTCCTCCTTCGTATCACaagtacacacgcacacgcaagcacacagagagagtgagagggagagtgcGGTGTTGGTGGCATCCTGTCTCTGTGCCCActgtagtggaaaaaaaagcttgcACACAGTGCTGTGTGCACCTTGCAGTGGTGTGTGCGCTTGTTTGTGtctatttgtgtgtctgttttataTTAGTATATTACCGTTACTACGTTTTTCCACCCAAGTCTTAACCAGAGAATTCACTCGCTCATTATGTGTCACTGTGGTTTAGTgttaaagtacaaatacatgCACCAGAAGGTGACGGGCACATTAGCGAGGTCATTTAGGATTATAATGAGTAACTGCGCAACTGTTCACTCAGTTCAAGTGCTGATTTTCATTACATTTGCACATTCCTACAACAAGTTAAGTTAATGTTGCTGACTTTTGAGTAATTATTCAGAACTACTGCCACTTATCTCTTCCTCCACCCCTCCCCCTCcgcctaaccctaatcttaaccttaCCACAATACAAATGTTTAGTCTCAAACTTAAACTGATGCAGAAATGTATTCAGGCACTTGTTTATTGGGGGATTGTGATTAAAAGACTATTGTGTAGTCCTGCTGAGCATCCCGTTTTATTATCCACTTCTAAACCTTACAAGTTACAAGTTACACACTAACGTTTTTACAGTGTGATGTCGCCGGGCTGTCATCTTCCTTAGTTCTGCTATTTTAGCAACACTTTGCGTTGGTTGGTTTAGTTTTCTACTTTAATCTGCTTTTTCTCCGGCAAAGCACAGTCGTGTCTGCTTAAAATTCTTTAATTACTGCCTGGttagcacaaaaaaacaatataggAATATTTGACATGCATTAAAATGCTAATTAATTCTAATCTTGCTTTAATCACTTACACTTTTGTCATTGCAACTTTATCTTCTTGTCTTTTAAACAATAAGAAATTGTTGCGACTCTTCACAAGGtcacaatataaaaatactTGTATAACAAATTACTTTTACTGCCATTGACCTTGGCTCAAATGCTAAATTGTCAAGGTCAACG
This genomic window contains:
- the rtn4ip1 gene encoding reticulon-4-interacting protein 1 homolog, mitochondrial — translated: MSATASVLFHSSNMTCVRRLEYKRWLLRLSTSTNVKTLLCRQSSPFSTSSRCRTIMPAWVIDKYGSNEVLRFTKNARFPFLRFPNEVIVKVFAAGLNPLDVSMRGGYGAATLSVKRDPLNSMQSGSDFPLILGRDVSGVIIECGMDVKYFRERDEVWAAIPPWKQGSLAEFVVLSANEISHKPKSLSHTEAAAIPYVATTAWSALVNTAGLSKDNCGKKRILILGGSGGVGTFAIQMLKAWGAHVTVTCSQNAEGFVRGLGADHVVDYTAGPVEEPLSALDKFDVILDNVGGDTERWALNLLKPWCGAKYVTLVTPFLHNTDMLGIADGMMQTAATVATKALKHLMKGVHYRWGFFAPSGPALDEVTEMVDAGQIRPVVDETFSFSQVPQAFQKLENGHARGKTVVQVIKEGDDL